GCCAATTCCTATGCGTTCCTTGAGCTTGCGCCTCGGACTTCTCCTGGTTCCGGCCCTGTGTGCCGCGCCGCTGACGCGGCCGAATTCGGCCGCGGCCGACGAACCCAAGAAAGACGAGTGGGTGTCGCTGTTCAACGGTAAGAACCTCGACGGCTGGACGCCCAAAATCACCGGGCACGAGTACGGCGACAACTACGGGGACACGTTCCGCGTGGAGGACGGCACCATCAAGGTGCGGTACGACAAGTACAAGGAGTTCGACGGCCAGTTCGGGCACCTGTTCTACAAGGACAAGTTCTCCCACTACCGGCTGAAAGTGGAATACCGGTTCGTCGGCGACCAGTGCAAGGGCGGCCCCGGTTGGGCGACTCGCAACAGCGGCGTGATGTTCCACTGCCAAGACCCGAAGACGATGCGGAAGGACCAGGAGTTCCCGGTGTCGATCGAGGCTCAGTTCCTCGGCGGGCTGGGTAAGGGCAAGCGCACGACGAACAACATGTGCTCTCCCGGCACGAACATCGTGCTCGACGGCAAACTGTTCACGCCGCACTGCACGAACTCGAAGTCGAAGACCTACGACGGCGACGTATGGGTGACGGCTGAGATCGAAGTACACGGTGCCGGCACCGTGAAGCACTTCGTCGAAGGCGAGTTGGTGATGCAGTACGAAAAGCCGCAACTCGACCCGAAGGACGCTGACGCGAAGAAGCTCATCAAGGACGACAAGCTGCTGCTCGAAGAGGGTTACATCTCGCTGCAATCCGAGAGCCATCCGGTCGAATTCCGCAAGGTCGAGATCAAAGTATTGAAGAAGTGACCGCGGTTATTGTCCGCCAGAGGAAGCAACACGTGCTCTCTGGCGGACAGTAACTTCACCCCTTCACCCCTTCACCCCTTCACCCCTTCACCCCTTCACCCCTTCACCCCTTCACCCCTTCACCCCTTCACCCCGAAGGGCAGTTACCGAAGCGTTACACCCCCGGCAAACGGATTCGCTTACAATCTCGTCGGATATGACGAAGGGCCTTCGTGCCCGCGCCCGTATTCACGTTCGCTCCGGAGGTTCCGCGCATGTCACGCTCCTTCCGCGTCGCCGCGCTCGCGGCCGTCGCCGGGCTCGCGCTCGGCACCAGCGTCCCGCTCCCCGCGGCCGACGCGCCCAAGCCCGCAGAGCCGGCCAAACCCGTCGAGGGTAAGCCCATCGACATCGTCATCTGCCTCGACGTCTCGGGCAGCATGAACGGGTTGATCGACTCCGCGAAGATCCAGCTCTGGAACGTGGTGAACGAACTGGCGCGGATCAAGCCCACGCCGCAACTGCGAGTCGGGCTCTACGCCTACGGCGCGACCAAGTACGAAGCGAAGAAGGGGTGGGTTCACAAGGAAGTCGATCTGACGGAAGACCTCGACGAAGTGTACAAGGCGCTCAACGCGCTGACGACCGGCGGCGGGGACGAATACGTGGCCCGCGCCGCGAAGACGGCCATCGACGAACAAAAGTGGAGCGCGGATAAGGGCGCGCTCAAGATCGTTTTCGTGTGCGGCAACGAACCCGCCGACCAGGACAAGCAGGTCGCGCTCGCCGATGTCGCGGCACTCGCGAAGCAGTCGGGCATCGTCGTTAACACGATCTACTGCAAGTACGGCCACGACCAAGAGATCCCCGGGTGGGCCGGGTTCGCCGAATCGTGCGGCGGACGGCACGTCAACATCGACCAGAACAAGGCCGCGCAGCAGGTCGTCGTGAAAACCGAGTTCGACGGGCAAATCATCAAGCTCGGCGAGGAACTGAACAAGACCTACGTCGCCTACGGCAAAGAGGGCAAGGCGAAGGCCGATAACCAGGTCGCTCAAGACAAGAACGCGGCAGCGGCTCCCGGCGGGGTGGGTGGCGCCCCGGCCGCAGCCATCGATCGCAGTGTGACCAAGGCCGGCGGGCTGTACCGCAACGCGACCTGGGATTTGGTCGACCGCATGAAGGAAAAGGACTTCGACATCACGAAGATCAAGGACGAAGACCTCTGCGACGAACTGAAGAAGATCAAGCCCGAGGAGCGCCTCGCGTTCCTCAAGAAGAAGGCGGAAGAGCGGGCCGAACTCCAAAAGAAGATCTCGGATCTGTCTGCTCAGCGGCAGAAGAAGATCGACGAAGAACTCGCCAAGAAGCCAAAGTCCGACGCCGAGAAAGCGCTCAACGAGGCGTTCAAGTCCGTCATCCGCGACCAAGCGAAGGCCAAGGGCTTCGGGGTCGCCCCCGAGAAGAAGTAGGCCACTCCACCCGCTGACCGTCGCGGTTCGCCCAATGTGCGACGAACCGCGACGGTCACGGAGCGGGTGGAGCCGCCCCGCGACAACTGCGCCCGCCGAATTTGCCCCCGCACGAAGCCCCACCGCGATTCCCTCGTCTCGTTCCGAGGTTCCACCATGATCCGCTTCGCACTGGCCCTCGCGCTGCCACTCGCCCTCGCAACAGCGACCCATGCAGCGGACCTGCCGACCGGAACGTGGGCCGCGAACGCGGACGGTACGAAGGGCGACTTCATTATCAAAGAGATCAAAGACGGCAAAGTGACCGGCTCGATGCTCGGCACCGATTTCACCGGCACCTGGAACGGGAAGGTACTCACATTCGGGATCGGCACCAGCACTTATGAAGCCCACCTCGTCACCGAACCGGGCGAGAAGGACCAAACCAAGTACACGCTCACCGGCACGCGGTTGCAAGGCGAGCGCATTCCGAGCCGCGTCGCCATTCACACCGTCAAGACCGGCTGGTACGCCCAAATGACCGCGGCCACGCCCGTGCCGCAGGGCGAGATCGCGGCCCAGGTTCGCGGCGTGCTGGTCCTGGACGGGACCATCGCCTACGTTTCTGTCAAGCGCAAGACCGGTGCCGAGATCGAAGAAACCCGCATCTGGGTGTACGCGAGCGAGGGCGAGTGGAAGAAGCTCAACAGGACGCTCCCGCCGCTCAACGGCAAGGAAGTGATTGTCACCGCGAAGCTCTCCCAGATGACGAGCAAAGGCGCCTCGATCCCCGAAGGCGCTCTCTATTTCCTCGGCCAATTTGAACCGAAACTCGCCGATCTCCCCAAATAACTCGCTCCCGCGGTCCGATACCGCGAGCGTCCCGCCCATTGTTTTGAATAGCGCCTCACGACGGCAACAACCGTGCGGCGGGCGGGACGCCCGCGGTCCCAGGCTCGCCAAACAACCTCTCTGGAGTTTTCGCTCATGGTCCTCCGGTTCTCGCTCTTGGCTCTCGGGCTTTTAGCCTTCTCATCGGCCGGGAGATCCGCCGACGAGAAGGGCGATGCCGTGAAACCCGCGCCGAGCAAGGTGACGGCTGTCACGGTGTACGCGAACACGGCCCTCATTACGCGCGAAGTCACAGTTCCCGAAGCCGCCGGGCTCACGGAAGTCGTCGTCTCGCCGATGCCGCCACAGACGATGCAAAGCTCGCTCTATGCGGAGGGCAACGACAACATCCGCGTGCTCAGTGTCCGCTACCGCACGCGGGCGATCGCCGAAGACACCCGCGAAGAAGTGCGCAAGATCGAAGCGGAAATCAAAGTGCTCCAGACGAAGGCCCAGACCTTCGAGTCCGACCTCAAGGCGATGGCCGACAACCTGAAGCTCCTCGACAAACTCGAAGGGTTCACCGCGAAGTCGCTCGACAACCTCACCGACAAGGGCCAGCTCGATCCGGAGAAGATCATCGCACTGGCGAAGTTCGTGCAAGAGGACCGCGCGAAGCGCGTCAAGGAACAGCTCGGGGTCAAACAGCAGCTCGAAGAGGTGCAAGGGAAGATCGCCTTCGCTCAGAGGCAACTCGCCGAACGCTCCAACGGATCGATCCGCACCGAGCGCGACGCGGTCATTCTGCTGGACAAGAAGCTCGGCGCCGGCGCGGTAAAGCTGAACTACCTCGTGGGCAGCGCGTCGTGGCGCCCGCAGTACAAATTCCGTGCGACGGGCAAGGACAAAGACCCGGTCGTGGCCGAGTACCAAGCCGCGATCGATCAGCGCACTGGTGAAGACTGGGTGAACGCGCTCATCACGCTGTCCACCGCTCAACCGCTCCTGAACGCGGCCCCGCCGGACCTGAAAGCGCTGTCGGTGAACATCAGCCCGATCGGGGCGGTGGCGGTCGCGCCGGTCGACCCGGCCACGGGCGTCCCGGTACCCGCGAAGCCCTCGGCCCCCGGGTTCCCCGGCAGCGGAGGGGGCTTCGGTGGGGCCGGTCCGGGTGGTCCAGGCGGCGGGATGCCCAGTGCTACCGAGTACGCAAAGGATCTCGACAAGCTCTCGAAAGACCTACGCGCGCAAGTGGCCCAGAACTACCGCGAGAAGAAGGAGCAAGCGGCCGGCGATCTCGCGAACAACGCCGCAGCGCTGGAACAGTTCCGCGACTTGTTCTCCGGGAAAGAAGAGCTGATTGCCGCCGCCGCCGCACCTCCGGGCGCCGCGGGCGAAGGGCCGAGCGTCACGTACAAACTCGCCACGCGCCTCACGATCCCGAGCCGCAGCGACGAGCAGGTGATCGAGATCGCCAAGATCGACCTGCCGCCGAAGTTCTACCACAAGGCCGTACCGGTTCTGACGGCCAACGTGTACCGGCTCGCGGACCTCACCAACAACAGCGAGTACGTCCTGCTACCCGGCGACGCGACGATGTACCTCAACGGCGACTTCGTGGGTCAAACGCGGCTCCCGCTGGTCGCGGCGGGCAAGCCGTTCACGGTCGGGTTCGGCGTCGACCCGCAACTACAGGTGTCGCGCCTGCTGGTGGACAAGACCCGCACCACGCAGGGCGGTAACCAAGTGCTCACGTTCAAGTACCGCATCATGCTGTCGAGCTACAAGACGACGCCGGTGCCGGTGCAGGTGTGGGACCGCACGCCGCACGCAGAAACCGCCCAAACGATCGCCATCAACCTCACGAACCCGAAGCCGGAGCTGAGTACCGACCCGCTCTACGTCCGCGACGAGAAGGGCCGCGGGATACTCCGCTGGGACGTGACCATCGACCCGAAACAGAACGGCGAAAAGTCACTGTTCATCGATTACGAGTTCAAGATGGAACTGGACAAGAACGTGAACATTGGCGGGTTCCTGGCGAAGTGACCGCACTGCGTGCGGCTTGAGTAAGCAGTTCGGGCCTCGGACCGGATCGCCCACCGGTCCGAGGTTCCAATCAACACCACATCAGATCTTCCGTAACCAATCTGCCTTTTGTTTTAATCCGCGCTGATCTGCGTTAATCCGCGGCCATTCCTGATTACTTCTTGAGCGCCCCGACCGCCAGCTCTTGCAGTTTCTCACGCATCGGCGAGGCGTCGGCGTTCGGCAGCCCGATGCGCTGAATGAGCAGCACCGCGAACAGATCCTGCTTCGGGTCGATCCACGCTTGCGTCCCGAACGCGCCGCCGTGACCGTAAGTGCCCGCGGACAGCATCGCGGTCACGCCCTTCGGCTCGCGCACCACCGCCCAACCGTACCCGAATCCCATTCCCTCGACGAACCCGGTCTTGATGTCCCCGGTTTGTACCTTCGTCATCTCCTCGACGGCCTTCTCACTCAGGATGCGCGTGCCGTTGAATTCGCCCTTGTTAAGCATCATGCGGTATAAATTCGCGAGATCGGCGCCGCACGAAACCAGCCCGCCGGCCGGGATCGGGTGCTTGGGGTTCGCGGGGAGGCCGATGAGCGCGTTGCCGCTCGAAACCAGCTTGTTGTTCTTGTCCTTGAAGTAGAGCAGCGCGAGCCGCCCGCTCTGCTCTTTCGTCGGGTAGAACGTCGTGTCCTTCATCCCCAGTGGGTCGAAGATGCGCTTCTGCAAGAACGATTCGTAGCTCTCACCGCTCACGACCTCGATTACGCGCCCGAGCGCGTCGATGCCCGAGTTCGAGTAGCTCCACTGTGTTCCCGGCTCGAACATGAGCGGCTGAAGGGCGGTCGCGAGGGCCGTTTCTGCTAGCGTGCGGTTCCGCTTCGAGTACACGTCGTCCACGCCCTTCGGGTAGCTCGCCGCGCCGCTCGTGTGCGTGAGCAGATCGCGGAGCTTCACCGCGCGTTTCGGCTTCTTGAGCGTGACCGCCGCGTCACCGGCCGAGCCCTTGGGCAGCGGAGCGTTGAGCAACTGTCCGGTAAACTCCGGGAGGTATTTCGCCACGTCATCGTCCGGCGACAGTTTCCCCTCGTCGGTGAGGATCATGATGCCGATCGCAGTAATCGGCTTTGTCATCGACGCGATGCGGAACAGCGTGTCCTTCGTCATCGGCGCTTGCGCCGCGGTGTCGCGCTGGCCGACTGCATCGAACGTGACCACGCCGTCCTTGCGCCCGACGACCGTAACGGCCCCCGACAGATCGCCGTCGTCAACGAACTTCTGCATCGCGGCGGGGATCGCCTTGAGTTTCTCCGCGTCGGGCGCGGGTTGCTGTGCGGGAGCGAGTGCGGTCAGAAATGTGAGGGCAGCAAAAAGCAGCAGAGCGCGAGGAGAGCGCATGGAATAAGCTCCGGGGTGCGACGAAACAGCACGAGGCTACGGCACCGGAGCGGACCGGTCAACAGAATGCACTTCTCCTTGCGCGCCTTTCTCCGCGATCTGGCGCCGCACCTCGTCGGCGTCGGCCCGAACCTCACGCAACTGCTCTTCGAGGTCCGCGATCTGCGTTTCCAGTTTCGCGAGTCGCTTCTCCGGCGTGTTGCCGAGTAACCGGCTGATCCCTTCCAGGAGCAGAAACGAGTGCCACGCCTTTGTCGCGAGCCCCTGGAGCCGGTAGAGCCGCTGCATGCGGGCGATCTGCTCCGGCGAGAGGGCTCGCCCGGCCCGCAGCAACCGAGCGAGCGGGGCCGCGTCCACCCATTTCGTGAGTACGAATTCCAGCATCGGCAGCACGACAATGGCGACGTCGAGCCAGCGTTCCTGCGCGAACGCGAACGGTTTCGGGTGCGCGGACACCTTGAACACGAACTCCACCGCGAACGCGACCCACACCACCGCGATGCCGATGTCCAAGGCGAGGGCCAGGGCGGGCAGTTCCTTGACCTGATCGGCACGCAGGTACTCCATCAGCAGGATGGGCAGGATCAGGAACGCGAACAGGAGCATCGGCCCGCCGAACGCCAGTTCGAGCCGCTTGAATAACTCCTTCCCCGAGTGCTGCCATCCGATGCGCGGAACCCAGATCAGACCGGTTCGAGGATCGATCAGGGCCATGCGCCACGCCGGCATCAGCACTACCAGAAGCGCCCGCATCAGCGCCGTCCGGCGGGGCGTCGACTGGTCGCGCCGGACCACGCCCCAGGCGGCTTCGGCGGCGAACACCGGCCACAGCGCGACCAGCCCGACGTACATCACGTCCAGTTCCCACTGCGTCACGCTCTTGCTCGTCGCGCGGTGGACCAGCCCGGCCACGAGCAACAGGTGAACGAACGCGAGCGCGAACATGAAGCGGGCGCGAAGGGTCGCGCCCGGCGTCGGGGTTACGGACGGCCCCGGGGGAATCGCCCCTGGAGCCAGCGCCTCCGAGTTCATCACGGCTCCTCGGCAGAAGGAATGTTCGCCCAATGGGTCGCGTTCTGGTATCCGCGAACGTGCGCCCCTATCATCTTATTCGTCGGCCCGGCCCGCACTATTACGAGGTTTCCATGCCCACCGATGACGATCTGCCCCGCAAGCGCCCGTGGGACAACGACCGCCACGACGACGAGGCCGATCGCCCCCGGCGCCGCCGCCCCGGTGACGATGAAGACGATCACGACGAGCGCCCCAGGCGCCGACCGCGTGCCGAAGACGTCGACGATTACGATGACGACCGCCCGCGTCGGCGCCCCCGCGGTGACGACGATGACGACCGCCCGCGCCGGAGCGCCCCACAATCGAACGGCCTCGCGATCGCGGGGCTGATCTTGAGCGTGCTGGGGTTCTGCACGTGCGGGCTCGCGGCGGTTCCCGGCATCATCTGTTCGGCGATCGCGATGAGTAAACCGGTCGGGCGCGGGCTGGCGGTCGCCGGCCTGGTGGTCGGCCTGCTCGGTGTGCTCGTGGGCGGCAGTATCGGGGTCGGGCTAATGCTGCCGGCGGTGCAAAAGGTGCGCGAGGCCGCCGCCCGACAAAAGAACTCGAACAATATGAAACAGATCGGCCTCGCGCTCCTCAACCAAGAGTCCGCGAACGGAACGATGTCGGCCCCTTACGCCACGGACAACCGCGGGCAGGTCAACCGCGACCTGAGCTGGCGCGTGGGGGTACTGCCCTACATCGAACAGGACAGCGTTTACCGACAGTTCGACCTATCACAGGCGTGGAACAGCCCCCAGAACCAACGACCCGCGAACACGATGATCGGGACGTACTCCTCCCCGCTGAGCGCCGAGCCGGGATCGACGAAAACGCCGTACCGCGTCTTCTACGGTGGCGGAGCCATGTTCAACGAAGACGGGAAGCCTGTCCGAATCACGGACGTCGCCGACGGCATCTCGAATACGATCATGGCCGTCCACGCGGTCGAAGAAGTCCCGTGGGCGCAGCCGCGCGAATTGCTGTACAACCCGAACGCCCCCCTACCGCAGTTGTGGGCGAACAATCGACCCGTTACCCAAGTGCTGATGGCCGACGGGTCGGTGCGGATGGTCAAGAAGACCGTGTCCGAACAGACGCTCCGCAACGCGATCACCCGGTCCGACGGTCAACGGCTCGGCGCGGACTGGTAACGCCATCAACCTACCGACTCGCGCCCGATCGTGCGGGTAGCTGGTCTTCTGTAGCCGGCCTCTGCGAGGCCGGTGAGCCACAAGCACGGGACACCCCGGCCTAGCAGAGGCCGGCTACAGAAAGTCATCAAAACGAGATGGCACTTGCCCTTCGGAAGGCGGGAAGTCGGGCACACTGCCCGTAGCGAGAGCACCCGCCGCCCTTGCGGGCGGGGTTCGCTGAGAAGGGGTACCTCACCCGGGCCAGTTCCCGCACTTCCAGGTGCGGTTGCGGATGGGGTCGAGCACCTTCATGACGTCCGCGAGAAGGGCTTCGTCGACGGGCGCGGTTAGCGCTTTCAGGTTCACTTCCAGTTCGCTCTTGCGCGCGGCGCCGCTGAGTGTGCAAGGAATCTGCTTCAGCGCGAGCGCGAACTGCATCCCGAGAAAGCTGATGTCGGCCCCGCGGCCCCGGCACAACTCGGCCGCCTTGCGACACGTCTCGATGACCTCGGGCGGTCCGGGGAACCACGACTGCGGCCCCTGGTTCGTGAGCAGCCCCATTGCGAGCGGGCTGGCGTTCATCACGCCCACTCCGCGCGCCTCGGCGACCGGCATGAAGTCCGAAAGCAACTGCGTGTTGAACAAGTTGCCGTGCGCGTAACTGATAACCACGTCCAGGTCGCACCGCTCGATCGCCTGCTTCAGCAGAGGCAGCGGGTAACACGACATCCCGATGAACCGCGCCTTGCCCTCTTTCTTCAATTGTTGGAGCACCGCGTAGGTCTCGTTGAACACGTACTCGTAATCGGTCGCGAACTCGATGTCGTGCGCGAGCAGGATCTCGACGTGATCGGTGCGGAGGCGCTTGAGCGACCCCTCGACGCACTTGCGCGTGCCCTCGGGCGTGAAGTCGAACACGGCCCGGTCGAGCCGGCACGCCTTCGTGCAAACCACCACCTTCTCGCGCCGCCCGCCCTCGAGCGCTCGGCCGAGGAACTCTTCGGACGTTCCCTTACCGTAGTAGGCCGCGGTGTCGATCAGGTTCACGCCCGCGTCGATGGCCGCGTGAACGCAGTCCAGAACCTCGCGGTCCGAAACGGCCCCGTACTGCTGACCGAACGCGGCCCCGCCCTGACCCAGAACCGAGACGTTCAGGCCGGTCTTACCGAGGGGACGGTATTCCATGATGGCTCCGGGAGATTGGCCACGTGGTAGGTGAACCCTGGCCGCAAGGTCGGGGGTGGCAGTAGCGTTGATGTACCCGGCCTTGCGACTTGAGGACCGTGCCCGCAACCTCCGAGCGGCGGGCACGCGGCAGTAGCGTTGGTGCACCCCCGGCCGCAAGGCCGGGGTTCACTCACAGCGTCACGACGCTCTTTTCCGCGATGGACTTCTCGGCCGCCTCGATCAACTTCTGTGCGGTGATCGCGTCGTCCAGCGTGCTGAGCGGCTTCTGTCCCATGCGGAGGCAGTCGATCAGGAAGTGGCGCACCTCGTTCGTGATGGAGCCCTGGTACGCGGTGTACGTCTGGCTGTGGACGAGGCCGGGCTTGATCTCGACGTGGTCGCGGTAGCTGTACCGCGTGCTCCCGGCGGTGCCGATCACCTTGACCATCACGGTCCACGGGTCGGCCGCGTGGTCGTCGGCCGCGAAGCTCGCGCAGAAGTGCGCCAGTGCCCCGTTCTGCAGCCGCATCTGCACCATCGCGATGTCTTCTTCCTTGTACTCCTTGTAGTGCAGCGTCGCCTTCATCGCGCACAGTTCGACCGGCTTGCCCACGAGGTAGAGCAGGATGTACGAGTGGTGCGTGAGGATCTGCCGGACCACGCCCGGGTACCGCGACGCCACGTCTTCCGGGTGGTGGATGTTGTACATCACATACGCGGACACGACCTTGCCGAGGTCGCCGCCGTCAACGAGTTCGCGCGTGCGGACCATCCCGCTCTCGTAGACGTAGTTGTGGCCCGGCATGCAGATCAGGTCTTTGGCGTCCGCGAGCGCCTTCATGCGCTCGATCTCGGCGACGCTCATCCCCACCGGCTTTTCCACGAGAACGTGCTTGCCCATCCCGAGCGCGAGCGCGGTGTACTCGAGGTGCGTTTCGAGGTTCGTGAGCACGAACACCGCGTCGATCTCGGGGTCGGCGACGAGTTCCTCGGGGGTCGCGTAGTTCTTGCACCCGAACTCGGTCGCGCGCTGGGTCGCGCGCTGCTGGTTGCGGTTCCACAGGCCGACGAGCTTCGCCCCGGGGCACTTCTTCACGGCCGCGGCGTGCAGAACGGAAATGTCGCCGGCGCCGATGAACCCGACGCCGATGGTGTCCTTGGTAACTGGCATGAATCGCTCCGGAGAATGTTCGGAGTTTGAGTTGTAGCCGCGGGCGCGGCGCGGAGCAAGGAGCCAGTTCTCGCGCCGGGCGCTTGTCGCCGCCCCCGGGTTGGGGTTACAGTGGGAGGGTACCGTCGTCCGCCCCCACCGGAGCCTGGCCAATGCGCACCGCGTCCGCTCTCGCGGCCCTCGTCGTCCTCGCGGCCCCCCTCGCCGCCGCGGACCCCGTCAACCTCAAGTGGTCCCTCAAAGACGGGGACAAGTTCTACGCCTCCACGTCCCAGGAACTCAACCAAACCATCAAGGTGATGGGCCAAACCGTTGACCAGAAAATGACCACCACGACGGTGGCCCGGTTCGACGTGAAGTCGGCGAAAACGGGCGCGCTGGAGGTCCAGATGACCTACACACAGGTGCAGATCAAAATGAACGGCCCGCTGGCCGCGGCCGGCGCCGGGGCGAACGCGCTCACGGACCGGTTCAAGGGCGCGACCCTCACCGCGACGTTCGACAAAAACTTCGAGATCACGAAGCTTGACGGCTACGACAAGTTCCTCGACAAGCTCAGCGACGGCGACGAGATGATGCGCAAAGTGTTCGAGACCATGATGCCCGAGAACGCGGTGCGGGTCATGTTCAGCCAAGTGCTCGTGCCCGCTCCGTCGGACAAGGTGAACACGGGCCACAAGTGGAGCCGCACCGACAAAGTTCCGCTCCCCGGCCTGGGCGACCTCACCAACAAGACCCAGTTCACGCTCGACAGCGTCAAGAACGACGTCGCGACGATCAAGACGACCGCCGACGTGACGTTCAAGGCGGCCGGGGGCGGAGGCGCCCTGCCGTTCAAGATCACCAAGGCCGATTTGAAGAGCGACGAGGTGAAGGGCACCATCCTGTTCGACACGAAGGGCGGGCGCTTGAAGTCCTCCGACGCCACGATGAAGCTCAAGGGCTCGATGACGATCGAAGTGCAAAACATGGAGATCGAGGCCGAACTCGAGCAGAAAATGGTGACCAAAACCGAGATCCTCGAGAAGAACCCGGTGAAGGATTAACGAGTAGAACGTATCGCCTGTTGGCTTTCTGTAGCCGGCCATCAACAAGGGACGTCTCTTGTTGATGGCTCCCCGGCCTCGCAGAGGCCGGCTACAGAAAGCCAACTAATCTCCCTCAACACGCCGCGTGCTTGCGCTTCTTTCCGACGCGGCCCATCTGCTCGATCTTCGCGATGTACGCGGTCGCGTCCGGCACCTTGCACGACGTGTCCCCCATATCCACCTCGACCGCCCCGATCACTTTCGCGGCCGCTTTCGCCTTCGCCGTGAGTGGCGCAACGTACCCCCCGACCGAAATCACGAATACATTCATCGCGTACCGCACGCGATTCGTCGCGCTGCCGATTTCTGTCGTGATACGTTTGAGCAGTTTCTCGATTTCGGGCAGGTCGAGTTCCGCGTCCGGCTTGATGGAGAGAACGCACCCGTAGGTCGACCACCCGGCGTTCGCGATCTGCTCGGCGTCGCTCTCGATCCAGTCGAGCGCGAGTTCGCGGCCGAACGGCGACTCGGACGCCACCCACGGCACAACGAACCCGCTGAGCATGTACCAGTACGCCCCCTTGACCCACTTCTGGAGCTGTGCTTTGGTCACGGCCGTAGGGTCGGCGACGAGGCCCGCAAGGTACATCGCATCGGAGTTACCGGTGTCGTAGAGTTCAAGCGCGAGTGCGTGGTCCGTTTTGATCTTCTTTTGCAGCACTTTCAGGTCGGCGACCTTCACCCCGAAGAA
This region of Gemmata massiliana genomic DNA includes:
- a CDS encoding DUF6263 family protein codes for the protein MRTASALAALVVLAAPLAAADPVNLKWSLKDGDKFYASTSQELNQTIKVMGQTVDQKMTTTTVARFDVKSAKTGALEVQMTYTQVQIKMNGPLAAAGAGANALTDRFKGATLTATFDKNFEITKLDGYDKFLDKLSDGDEMMRKVFETMMPENAVRVMFSQVLVPAPSDKVNTGHKWSRTDKVPLPGLGDLTNKTQFTLDSVKNDVATIKTTADVTFKAAGGGGALPFKITKADLKSDEVKGTILFDTKGGRLKSSDATMKLKGSMTIEVQNMEIEAELEQKMVTKTEILEKNPVKD
- a CDS encoding DNA alkylation repair protein, with product MTANEVMAQLKKLGSEQTKKTLMKHGAKEPFFGVKVADLKVLQKKIKTDHALALELYDTGNSDAMYLAGLVADPTAVTKAQLQKWVKGAYWYMLSGFVVPWVASESPFGRELALDWIESDAEQIANAGWSTYGCVLSIKPDAELDLPEIEKLLKRITTEIGSATNRVRYAMNVFVISVGGYVAPLTAKAKAAAKVIGAVEVDMGDTSCKVPDATAYIAKIEQMGRVGKKRKHAAC